From one Dermacentor andersoni chromosome 1, qqDerAnde1_hic_scaffold, whole genome shotgun sequence genomic stretch:
- the LOC126545782 gene encoding uncharacterized protein, producing the protein MDDAEAAEQQPSLQERALGGFCSRFCRGLYLLFMLALFGAAVAVLVLWTPPTPTQVFLGAVLFALGGCCGLVFVSWDSVVRSTRLGCCCIYATSVVFCAGLLGAGALLAERTPRYVREDGLILLGLGLLGLLFVALYALAGRRAAERSRQESGSFLGQLTSRSRLSSSSAAVELCKALFTENRAFSPQRLQEDEASSNKVVMLCVLRSDAGGAKTVAFVDAEEGSPAAQDSEYLPEAEPLPDAESLASAESPAATETLPSVESATHESSDPSAV; encoded by the exons ATGGACGACGCCGAGGCAGCCGAGCAGCAGCCTTCGCTGCAGGAGCGCGCTCTGGGCGGCTTCTGCAGTCGCTTCTGCCGGGGCCTCTACCTACTCTTTATGCTGGCGCTGTTCGGTGCTGCCGTTGCCGTGCTCGTGCTCTGGACGCCGCCTACACCGACGCAG GTCTTCCTGGGTGCCGTGCTGTTCGCCCTGGGCGGCTGTTGCGGCCTGGTATTCGTCAGCTGGGACAGCGTGGTGCGCTCGACGCGCCTCGGTTGCTGTTGCATCTATGCGACGTCCGTTGTGTTCTGCGCCGGCCTGCTGGGCGCCGGCGCCCTGCTGGCCGAGCGCACGCCGCGCTACGTGCGCGAGGACGGCCTCATTCTTCTTGGCCTCGGCCTGCTTGGTCTGCTGTTCGTGGCGCTGTACGCACTGGCCGGTCGCCGCGCCGCTGAGCGCTCGCGTCAAGAAAGCGGATCCTTCCTGGGGCAACTGACGTCGCGCTCGCGGCTCAGTTCTAGCTCGGCGGCCGTCGAGCTGTGCAAGGCACTGTTCACAGAAAACCGAGCATTTTCGCCTCAGCGCCTGCAAGAGGATGAGGCCAGCTCCAATAAAGTGGTGATGCTGTGCGTCCTCCGCTCTGACGCTGGCGGTGCCAAGACTGTCGCCTTCGTGGACGCAGAGGAAGGATCCCCAGCTGCACAAGACTCGGAATATTTGCCAGAGGCTGAGCCATTGCCGGATGCCGAGTCTCTGGCAAGCGCCGAGTCTCCGGCAGCCACTGAGACGTTGCCAAGCGTCGAGTCCGCAACACACGAGTCGTCCGACCCGTCGGCGGTCTAA